The following proteins are encoded in a genomic region of Dokdonia donghaensis DSW-1:
- a CDS encoding CYTH domain-containing protein → MLEIERKFLVTSAAFKEVAQKATRITQGYLSTDPERTVRVRIKGEKGFLTIKGKSNDSGTTRVEVEEEIAVDKAHTLLSMCLPGVIDKTRYEYTVGNHTWEIDEFYGKNEGLTIAEIELNAEEENFTTPEWIGSEVTGDNKYYNSQLSENPFKNW, encoded by the coding sequence ATGTTAGAAATAGAACGAAAATTCCTAGTAACCTCAGCGGCTTTTAAAGAAGTTGCTCAAAAGGCAACTCGTATTACTCAAGGTTATCTAAGCACAGATCCTGAGCGAACTGTAAGAGTGCGAATTAAAGGCGAGAAAGGCTTTCTTACCATTAAAGGAAAATCAAACGATAGCGGTACTACGCGCGTAGAAGTAGAAGAAGAAATCGCAGTAGACAAGGCGCATACGTTACTATCAATGTGTCTTCCTGGAGTTATAGATAAGACACGTTACGAGTATACTGTAGGTAATCACACCTGGGAAATAGACGAATTTTATGGAAAAAACGAAGGACTAACCATCGCCGAAATAGAACTCAACGCTGAAGAGGAAAATTTTACAACACCAGAATGGATAGGCAGCGAAGTGACTGGAGATAACAAATATTACAACTCGCAGCTATCTGAGAATCCTTTTAAAAATTGGTAA
- a CDS encoding VOC family protein encodes MNLNQITVPSLDLVTSIAFYEQLGLRLIVKALPHYARFECPEGDATFSMHLVDELPAGAGVTVYFETERLDQEVARLQGENVTFDLLPTDQSWLWREARLKDPDGNQIILYYAGDNRKNPPWRIN; translated from the coding sequence ATGAACCTCAACCAAATAACCGTACCGTCACTAGATCTTGTAACTTCCATTGCTTTTTATGAGCAACTGGGATTGCGTCTCATTGTAAAAGCCTTGCCACATTATGCACGCTTTGAGTGCCCAGAGGGAGATGCTACGTTTTCTATGCATCTTGTAGATGAGCTACCTGCAGGTGCTGGAGTAACGGTATATTTTGAAACAGAGCGTTTAGACCAAGAAGTGGCACGATTACAAGGGGAGAATGTTACTTTTGACCTATTGCCCACAGACCAGTCGTGGTTGTGGCGAGAGGCAAGACTTAAGGATCCAGATGGAAATCAAATTATTCTTTACTACGCTGGTGATAATCGCAAAAACCCGCCGTGGCGCATTAACTAA
- a CDS encoding VOC family protein gives MPTTFNHITVPSQDLKAAITFYTGIGMELIEHEPQHHAHFENKEHEVIFTAYYNPKLPEQPVTVYFETNGIEVFELRFRESVLIPTIYRDWGGKDLTLQDPDGNNVVLYQKDTPTTVTPWQK, from the coding sequence GTGCCTACCACGTTTAACCACATCACCGTTCCCTCCCAAGACCTTAAAGCGGCGATTACGTTTTATACAGGCATTGGTATGGAACTTATTGAGCACGAGCCTCAGCACCACGCACATTTTGAAAACAAGGAGCACGAAGTCATTTTTACAGCTTATTATAATCCCAAGCTTCCAGAACAACCCGTTACCGTTTACTTTGAAACAAACGGTATTGAGGTGTTTGAATTACGCTTTCGCGAAAGCGTACTCATCCCCACCATATACAGAGACTGGGGTGGCAAGGACTTAACACTACAAGATCCCGATGGGAATAATGTGGTGCTTTACCAAAAGGACACACCTACGACCGTAACTCCCTGGCAAAAATAA
- a CDS encoding NAD(P)H-binding protein: protein MSKTAIILGATGLTGGLLTELLIRDPAFSKVKIFTRRPTAFTHEKVEEIICDLLDTSTFKEQFTGDVVFCCIGTTKAQTPDREKYKAIDYGIPVETAQLAKQQGIASYMVISSAGTSAKSPFFYVRTKGEMERDLSRVGIENTYILKPAFINGRPDDARKGEKALKMMMAVMDFFMVGPLKKWKSTQAKDIARAMAQLAKQTVTQTDITNIEIKELSSAYHV from the coding sequence ATGTCTAAAACAGCAATTATACTCGGCGCCACAGGTCTTACTGGCGGACTTTTAACAGAGTTACTCATAAGAGACCCAGCATTTTCTAAAGTGAAAATCTTTACAAGGCGGCCTACCGCTTTTACACACGAAAAAGTGGAAGAGATTATTTGTGATTTATTAGACACAAGCACCTTCAAGGAGCAATTTACAGGTGATGTTGTTTTTTGCTGCATAGGCACCACAAAAGCCCAAACACCAGATAGAGAGAAATATAAAGCTATAGACTACGGCATTCCTGTTGAAACGGCACAACTAGCAAAGCAACAAGGGATAGCAAGTTATATGGTCATTTCTTCGGCGGGAACTTCGGCTAAGAGTCCGTTTTTCTATGTGCGTACAAAAGGTGAGATGGAGCGCGACTTGAGTAGGGTAGGAATTGAGAACACCTACATTCTTAAACCTGCTTTTATAAATGGTCGCCCAGATGACGCTCGCAAAGGCGAGAAAGCTCTCAAAATGATGATGGCCGTTATGGACTTCTTTATGGTAGGACCACTCAAAAAATGGAAGTCTACACAAGCAAAAGACATTGCTAGAGCAATGGCACAACTTGCAAAACAAACAGTAACCCAAACAGACATCACAAATATTGAGATTAAAGAACTAAGCAGTGCCTACCACGTTTAA
- the dinB gene encoding DNA polymerase IV produces the protein MSELPIKKIIHVDMDAFYASVEQLDNPDLRGKAIAVGGGGERGVVSAASYEARKYGVRSAMAGALARKLCPDLIFVKTNFERYREVSAQIRSVFHEFTDLVEPLSLDEAYLDVTENKVGMPSATVIASWIRQRIKEKTGLNASAGISINKFIAKVASDINKPNGQKTIPPEEVITFLEELDIRKFYGIGKKTAEKMYLHGIFTGMDLKLKSKEYLSDNFGKSGAYYYDIVRGIQHSEVKPNRIRKSLAAERTFRENITSEIFMLEKLEHIAEEVERRLEKSKVAGKTITLKIKYSDFTLQTRSKTLDFYVRSKDIILETAKDLLYQEKMKNSVRLLGISLSNLNTEDRKKKDAAKAVKEEEIDVQMRFTF, from the coding sequence ATGTCTGAGCTGCCTATAAAAAAGATAATTCACGTAGATATGGATGCATTTTATGCATCTGTAGAGCAGCTGGACAACCCAGATTTACGAGGTAAAGCTATTGCTGTAGGTGGCGGTGGTGAGCGTGGTGTGGTAAGTGCAGCGAGTTATGAGGCTCGTAAATATGGTGTGCGGTCTGCTATGGCGGGTGCGCTTGCGCGAAAACTGTGTCCCGACCTCATATTTGTAAAGACTAACTTTGAGCGATACCGAGAGGTCTCTGCTCAGATACGCTCCGTTTTTCACGAGTTTACAGATCTTGTAGAACCCTTATCACTAGATGAAGCCTACCTAGATGTTACCGAAAACAAAGTAGGAATGCCTAGCGCAACCGTTATTGCCTCGTGGATACGACAACGCATAAAAGAAAAAACAGGACTCAATGCCAGCGCAGGAATAAGCATCAATAAGTTTATTGCAAAAGTTGCCAGTGACATTAATAAACCTAATGGCCAGAAAACCATACCGCCAGAGGAGGTAATCACCTTTCTTGAGGAACTAGACATCAGAAAGTTTTACGGTATAGGAAAAAAGACTGCCGAAAAAATGTATCTACACGGCATTTTTACCGGGATGGATCTCAAATTAAAATCAAAAGAATATCTGAGTGACAACTTTGGAAAAAGTGGAGCTTACTACTATGATATTGTGAGAGGCATACAACATAGCGAAGTAAAGCCTAACCGCATACGCAAGTCACTTGCGGCTGAGCGCACCTTTAGAGAAAACATCACCTCGGAGATTTTTATGCTTGAAAAGCTAGAACACATAGCCGAAGAAGTGGAGAGAAGATTAGAAAAAAGCAAAGTAGCAGGGAAGACTATTACTCTCAAAATAAAATACTCAGACTTTACACTACAGACGCGCTCAAAAACGCTGGACTTTTACGTGAGGTCTAAAGACATCATACTAGAAACCGCAAAGGACTTACTGTATCAAGAAAAAATGAAAAATAGCGTGCGTCTCTTAGGTATCTCATTATCTAACCTCAATACCGAAGACCGTAAAAAGAAGGATGCAGCAAAAGCTGTAAAAGAAGAGGAGATCGATGTGCAGATGCGCTTTACCTTCTAG
- a CDS encoding YybH family protein, with the protein MKIVITLLLASFLLINCQQQPTVAQDKAAITAVLKAQQEAWSQGDLEAFLQGYWKSDSLKFYGSKGLTYGWDKTLANYKKRYPTLDHTGELQFVINDMTLIEENAYYVMGEYHLKRKVGNADSVFIIIFKRINGVWKIVADMSC; encoded by the coding sequence ATGAAAATCGTTATCACGCTCTTGCTTGCTAGTTTCTTATTAATAAATTGCCAGCAACAACCTACAGTTGCTCAAGATAAGGCAGCCATTACCGCTGTCTTAAAAGCACAGCAAGAAGCCTGGTCACAGGGAGATCTAGAAGCTTTTTTGCAAGGCTACTGGAAGAGTGATTCCTTAAAGTTTTATGGAAGTAAAGGCCTTACATATGGCTGGGACAAAACGCTAGCAAATTATAAAAAAAGATACCCTACGCTAGATCACACAGGTGAGTTGCAATTTGTGATTAATGATATGACACTCATAGAAGAAAACGCTTATTACGTGATGGGAGAATATCATCTCAAACGTAAAGTAGGAAATGCAGACAGTGTTTTTATCATCATCTTTAAACGTATAAACGGCGTTTGGAAAATTGTAGCAGATATGTCTTGCTAG
- a CDS encoding DUF4407 domain-containing protein translates to MIQSFFILCSGADRDVLDTCSRGEKNKYAGIGATVFFTAVLATIAATYALFTVFDNVYRAILFGLLWGLVIFNLDRFIVSTLKKRNNWWKEFGMAIPRLILAVIIAVVISKPLELKIFEKEIDRVMLSQKNEFTVQNQGEILAQYTPEINKLDAQIAAAKQEIATKETEVNNLYEIYIDEAEGTAGTELLGKGPVYQEKRDKHDAALAELTTIKATNAEKIAQAEAQKIQLRDEFNTAVSTSQPIINNFDGLMARIDAMKELPWLPSLFIFLLFLAIETAPIFSKLISPMGEYDIKLADHELTIKEWSAQKALQRKILTETDHIVNDRVYTDIAQDEELYNYKKKMAKEILKRQQDAFYRRQTKILG, encoded by the coding sequence ATGATTCAATCCTTTTTTATTCTCTGCTCTGGTGCAGATCGTGACGTTTTAGACACCTGCTCTCGCGGAGAAAAGAATAAATATGCTGGCATTGGTGCTACCGTATTTTTTACAGCCGTATTAGCCACCATCGCAGCAACCTATGCGCTTTTTACCGTTTTTGATAATGTGTATAGAGCCATACTTTTTGGTTTATTATGGGGACTGGTTATTTTTAATCTAGACCGTTTTATTGTTTCTACACTTAAAAAGCGAAACAACTGGTGGAAAGAATTTGGAATGGCAATACCGCGCCTTATTCTTGCGGTAATTATTGCTGTGGTGATTTCAAAACCCTTAGAGCTTAAAATATTTGAAAAAGAGATAGACCGCGTGATGCTCAGTCAAAAAAATGAGTTTACCGTGCAAAATCAAGGCGAGATACTCGCACAATACACCCCAGAAATCAATAAACTGGATGCCCAAATAGCTGCCGCAAAACAAGAAATCGCTACCAAAGAGACAGAAGTAAATAACCTGTATGAAATCTACATAGACGAGGCAGAAGGTACTGCTGGCACAGAGCTACTAGGCAAAGGCCCAGTCTATCAAGAAAAGCGAGATAAACACGATGCCGCTCTTGCAGAACTCACTACTATCAAAGCCACAAATGCAGAAAAAATAGCTCAAGCTGAGGCGCAAAAAATACAGCTGCGCGACGAGTTCAACACTGCTGTAAGCACGAGTCAGCCCATTATAAATAACTTTGACGGATTAATGGCGCGCATAGATGCGATGAAAGAACTCCCGTGGTTACCCTCGCTGTTTATTTTCTTACTCTTTCTTGCAATAGAGACGGCACCTATATTTTCTAAGCTTATCTCGCCTATGGGTGAGTATGATATAAAACTTGCAGACCACGAGCTCACCATAAAAGAATGGAGTGCACAAAAAGCCTTACAACGCAAAATACTTACCGAGACAGATCACATTGTAAATGATCGCGTGTATACAGACATCGCTCAAGATGAAGAGCTATACAACTACAAGAAAAAGATGGCAAAAGAGATTTTAAAACGACAGCAAGATGCCTTTTACAGGCGGCAGACTAAAATTTTAGGATAG
- a CDS encoding mechanosensitive ion channel family protein, with the protein MDYKKEISCFFFDYFIDWGLSETFSKYLNAFVLGVIVLVLVFLADMLVRKVLRNLAAYISKSSKTNFDDLLIKNRVPRRLAHILPLYLLIGALPFVLDDFLELQHVFSVILNLIGIILALRIIRALLHTLRDYFKTIPGLRDKPIDSYIQVFMIFAWVFTIFYAISLITPVSLGQALGTFGAASAIILLIFKDTILGFVASIQVAINDMVRIGDWITFEKYGADGDVVEINLATVKVQNFDMTITTIPTYALISDSFKNWRGMTDSPGRRIKRSLYIKQDSIKFLTDEDIQRFKRIGLITDYLTNMEEKLARINERDDSDKSIQINGSNLTNVGLFRKYMETYIQNHSAIHKEMLLMCRQLAPTPQGIPLEVYCFSKDKKWENYEYIIADLFDHFLAAVPYFDLELFEYPSSPNRDNFIDVSQ; encoded by the coding sequence ATGGATTATAAAAAGGAAATAAGCTGTTTTTTCTTTGATTATTTTATTGATTGGGGACTATCAGAAACCTTCTCTAAGTATCTCAATGCCTTTGTACTAGGTGTTATTGTGCTTGTTTTGGTTTTTCTGGCAGATATGCTTGTGCGTAAAGTACTGCGAAACCTAGCAGCATATATTTCAAAAAGTTCAAAAACAAATTTTGATGATCTCCTCATCAAAAACCGTGTACCTAGAAGACTAGCACACATACTCCCATTATATTTACTTATAGGAGCGCTTCCATTTGTACTAGACGATTTTCTTGAACTGCAACACGTTTTTAGCGTGATTCTTAATCTTATAGGAATCATTCTTGCGCTACGAATTATAAGAGCACTTTTACACACCCTTAGAGATTACTTTAAAACCATACCAGGCTTACGAGATAAACCTATAGATAGCTACATACAGGTCTTTATGATTTTTGCGTGGGTGTTTACCATCTTTTACGCCATAAGTCTTATAACACCTGTTTCACTAGGGCAGGCCTTGGGAACTTTTGGTGCCGCCTCAGCCATTATATTACTTATTTTTAAAGACACTATTCTTGGATTTGTAGCGAGTATTCAGGTCGCTATAAATGATATGGTGCGCATAGGCGACTGGATTACTTTTGAAAAGTATGGAGCAGATGGTGATGTGGTAGAGATTAACCTCGCAACGGTAAAGGTTCAAAACTTTGATATGACCATCACCACCATACCTACCTACGCGCTTATCTCAGACTCTTTTAAGAACTGGCGTGGTATGACAGACAGTCCTGGTCGTCGTATAAAACGTTCTTTATACATAAAACAAGACAGCATAAAATTTCTTACTGACGAAGATATACAGCGCTTTAAGAGAATAGGACTCATCACAGATTACCTCACAAATATGGAGGAAAAACTGGCCCGCATTAACGAGCGAGATGATTCTGATAAGTCTATCCAGATTAATGGTAGCAACCTGACTAACGTAGGTCTTTTTAGAAAATATATGGAGACCTATATTCAAAACCACAGCGCCATACACAAAGAGATGCTTCTTATGTGTCGCCAGCTGGCTCCTACTCCACAAGGTATCCCACTAGAGGTATATTGTTTTAGTAAAGACAAAAAGTGGGAAAACTACGAGTACATAATAGCAGATCTTTTTGACCATTTTTTGGCCGCCGTACCTTACTTTGATCTTGAACTCTTTGAGTACCCTAGTAGCCCTAATCGTGATAACTTTATAGACGTTTCTCAATAG
- a CDS encoding M56 family metallopeptidase has product MILIYLLKSALCLGILFGFYKLALEGKAMHHFKRFYLLASLVFSFTIPLITFTYQAEVAPQITPIFQEYVETVSIPSQVPQVTEVDYTNTVIWGIYFLGVFIFATRFTVNLVRLKRKVHQAELHPSSHFTLALLEQVMVPHSFLKWIFVNKQSYTQKEIAPEVLAHEATHVRQKHSLDIIAIEFIQVIFWFNPLVWLYKNSIKLNHEFLADQGAIADKGNIAIYQNILLSYVSSTHHTALESPFNYSLTKKRIVMLSQSFSRKKVALRALLLIPIIGLCVLFFNQAIVAQSGPNAVSGFLSYENSVTNTLELELDTEGNFYYKLKPISLKGIENLIKETVYDYLSIQGRPGVSSKLGREKQLLVAELWNFSRVTFCTSNLVDDQNAIFDPEANALVRANFVKSKKPNYEDLVKWQNTSLFAIFLDNEEISNKTILDYHPDDLPYYAIGDRTNSRYRVDVWTSPYWQSQKNVTTKAPQTSTYATQFVEGAARNGKNALVIEVRNDSIYANGSYTPLDSFRESVDKITAKWTKEEFAAPVRSMIFKGNSKGFINKAEAVFRQTQLYKANNSLRLIPPPPPALPVASGELPPPPPPPSPEEHLLKMYKLGSLFIHNGKEVTYEEAVRLAKDGITEIKTPYPYSNPPKTFIGSTEPIKTKVAGQQDAISTQKSNHFEVKASYDEDGSLSKNVEQHALNGGIFEFEGKEISKEEAILKSKEPNISTQTSTLHNKMIIHKDLLQQKALYYYNDKLLSDDEMIELFENPLYTMQLISRGSEKEKPSFKFVKIKE; this is encoded by the coding sequence ATGATACTGATCTATCTCTTAAAAAGCGCTTTATGTTTAGGCATCCTATTTGGCTTTTATAAGCTAGCGCTAGAAGGAAAAGCGATGCACCACTTTAAAAGGTTTTACCTCCTGGCAAGTCTTGTGTTTTCATTTACCATACCGCTCATCACCTTTACCTATCAAGCAGAAGTTGCACCACAGATTACTCCCATATTTCAAGAGTATGTAGAGACAGTTTCTATTCCAAGCCAGGTGCCTCAGGTTACCGAAGTAGATTATACAAACACCGTTATCTGGGGAATATACTTTCTAGGGGTATTCATTTTTGCAACACGTTTTACTGTAAATCTTGTGCGCTTAAAGCGAAAGGTACATCAGGCAGAGCTTCACCCATCATCACATTTTACGCTTGCTTTATTAGAGCAAGTGATGGTTCCACACTCATTCCTAAAGTGGATTTTTGTAAACAAACAGTCGTACACACAAAAAGAAATAGCTCCAGAAGTACTTGCTCACGAGGCAACCCACGTGCGCCAAAAGCACTCTTTAGATATTATTGCCATAGAATTTATACAGGTTATTTTCTGGTTTAATCCGCTGGTGTGGCTTTATAAAAATTCTATAAAATTAAATCACGAATTTCTAGCAGATCAAGGTGCCATAGCAGATAAAGGTAATATTGCTATATATCAAAATATACTCTTAAGTTATGTAAGCAGTACTCATCACACTGCACTCGAGAGTCCTTTTAATTATTCATTAACTAAAAAACGAATCGTTATGTTATCACAATCATTTAGTCGTAAAAAAGTAGCGCTGCGCGCATTGCTGCTCATTCCTATCATAGGCTTGTGCGTTCTCTTTTTTAATCAAGCTATTGTTGCACAATCTGGACCAAATGCTGTTTCTGGTTTTTTGTCATACGAGAATAGTGTGACAAATACACTTGAGCTAGAACTAGACACCGAAGGTAATTTCTATTACAAACTAAAACCTATCTCTTTAAAAGGCATCGAGAACCTTATTAAGGAAACGGTTTACGACTACTTATCTATACAAGGTAGACCAGGAGTATCTAGCAAGTTAGGAAGAGAAAAGCAACTACTCGTAGCAGAGCTATGGAATTTTAGTAGAGTTACTTTTTGCACTTCAAATTTGGTTGATGACCAAAATGCAATTTTTGATCCTGAGGCAAATGCACTTGTAAGAGCAAATTTTGTAAAATCAAAAAAACCAAATTATGAAGACCTTGTTAAGTGGCAAAACACATCGTTGTTTGCCATATTTTTAGACAACGAGGAAATTTCAAATAAAACTATTTTAGATTATCACCCAGATGATCTCCCTTATTACGCTATTGGCGATCGCACAAATAGTAGATACAGAGTAGATGTATGGACTAGTCCATACTGGCAAAGTCAAAAAAACGTAACTACCAAGGCACCTCAAACCTCAACCTACGCAACACAGTTTGTAGAAGGTGCAGCACGTAATGGTAAAAACGCACTCGTTATCGAAGTAAGAAATGATAGTATTTATGCAAATGGTAGTTACACACCGCTTGACAGCTTTCGCGAAAGCGTAGATAAAATCACCGCAAAGTGGACAAAAGAAGAGTTTGCAGCGCCTGTGAGGTCTATGATTTTTAAGGGCAATTCAAAAGGGTTTATAAATAAAGCCGAAGCTGTTTTTAGACAAACGCAATTGTATAAGGCAAATAACAGTTTACGCCTTATTCCTCCGCCACCTCCTGCACTGCCAGTAGCTAGCGGAGAGCTTCCGCCACCGCCACCACCGCCATCTCCAGAAGAACATTTACTTAAAATGTATAAACTGGGTAGCCTTTTTATCCATAATGGCAAAGAAGTAACTTATGAAGAAGCTGTACGCCTTGCAAAAGATGGTATAACAGAAATTAAAACACCGTATCCATACAGCAACCCGCCCAAAACTTTTATAGGAAGTACAGAGCCAATTAAAACTAAAGTAGCTGGACAACAAGACGCTATTTCAACTCAAAAAAGCAATCATTTTGAAGTTAAAGCAAGTTATGATGAAGATGGTTCCTTATCAAAAAACGTTGAACAGCACGCTCTAAATGGCGGTATTTTTGAATTTGAAGGAAAAGAAATCTCAAAAGAAGAAGCGATACTTAAATCTAAGGAACCTAATATTAGCACGCAGACTTCTACCTTACATAATAAAATGATTATCCATAAGGATCTACTTCAACAAAAAGCACTTTATTACTATAATGACAAGTTACTCTCAGACGACGAGATGATTGAATTATTTGAAAACCCTTTGTATACTATGCAGCTCATTTCAAGAGGTTCTGAAAAAGAGAAACCATCTTTCAAATTTGTGAAAATAAAAGAATAA
- a CDS encoding BlaI/MecI/CopY family transcriptional regulator, whose amino-acid sequence MALSTSEEQLMQLLWKQEKAFMKDLIEAYPDPKPATTTIATLLKRMQDKKFVDYKQYGRSREYFPLVKKTDYFSKHVNGLIKNFFNDSAGQFASFFTRETDLSQQELEELKQIIDNQLKAKKK is encoded by the coding sequence ATGGCACTATCAACTTCTGAAGAACAGCTTATGCAATTGCTCTGGAAACAGGAAAAGGCATTTATGAAAGACCTCATAGAAGCATATCCAGACCCAAAGCCAGCGACTACAACCATTGCAACATTACTTAAGCGTATGCAAGACAAGAAGTTTGTAGATTATAAACAGTACGGCCGCTCTAGAGAATACTTCCCTCTTGTAAAAAAGACAGACTACTTCTCAAAACACGTAAATGGCCTCATTAAAAATTTCTTTAATGATAGCGCTGGGCAGTTTGCTTCATTCTTTACCCGTGAGACAGATCTCTCACAACAAGAACTAGAGGAGTTAAAACAAATTATAGATAACCAACTTAAAGCCAAAAAGAAATGA
- a CDS encoding dipeptidase gives MQDPKEYIAQHKDRFLNELIELLKIPSVSADSAYAEATHQTAATVAESLRKAGCDTVEICETPGYPIVYADKIIDKNLPTVLVYGHYDVQPPDPVELWDSPPFEPVIKKTDKHPEGAIFARGACDDKGQMYMHVKALEYMVANDKLPCNVKFMIEGEEEVGSANLAWYVERNQEKLENDVILISDTGMIANDIPSITTGLRGLSYVEVEVTGPNRDLHSGLYGGAVANPINVLSKMIASLHDENNHITVKGFYDKVEELTQAERDKMGEAPFSLDEYKKALDIDAVYGEKGYTTNERNSIRPTLDVNGIWGGYTGEGAKTVIASKAYAKISMRLVPHQEWEEITELFKTHFEGIAPAGVKVKVTPHHGGQGYVTPIDNVAYQAAERAYEQTFGKTPIPQRSGGSIPIVALFEKELKSKTILMGFGLDSDAIHSPNEHFGVWNYLKGIETIPYFYQYFTEMSK, from the coding sequence ATGCAAGATCCAAAAGAATATATAGCACAACACAAAGATAGATTTCTTAACGAGCTTATAGAACTTCTTAAAATACCGAGTGTTAGCGCAGACTCTGCCTATGCCGAAGCCACACATCAAACTGCCGCAACCGTTGCCGAAAGCTTACGTAAAGCTGGTTGCGATACGGTAGAAATTTGTGAGACACCAGGCTACCCCATTGTGTATGCAGATAAGATTATAGATAAAAACTTACCTACAGTACTTGTGTACGGTCACTATGACGTACAACCACCAGACCCAGTAGAGCTTTGGGACTCACCACCGTTTGAACCTGTAATTAAAAAAACAGACAAGCATCCAGAGGGTGCCATCTTTGCACGTGGTGCTTGTGATGACAAGGGGCAAATGTATATGCACGTAAAAGCGCTTGAGTATATGGTTGCAAATGATAAGCTTCCTTGCAACGTAAAGTTTATGATAGAGGGTGAAGAAGAAGTAGGAAGCGCAAACCTTGCTTGGTATGTAGAGCGTAACCAAGAAAAACTAGAAAATGACGTCATCCTTATTTCAGACACTGGGATGATTGCAAATGATATTCCTTCTATTACAACAGGTCTACGTGGCTTGAGCTATGTAGAAGTAGAAGTTACAGGACCTAACCGTGACCTTCACTCTGGTCTTTATGGTGGTGCAGTAGCAAACCCTATTAATGTGTTATCAAAAATGATTGCCTCACTGCACGATGAGAATAATCACATCACTGTAAAAGGGTTTTATGACAAGGTAGAAGAACTCACACAGGCAGAGCGCGATAAAATGGGTGAAGCACCCTTCTCACTAGATGAGTATAAAAAAGCATTAGACATAGACGCTGTGTATGGAGAAAAAGGATACACTACAAATGAGCGCAACTCTATACGCCCTACCCTAGACGTAAACGGTATCTGGGGAGGATATACTGGAGAAGGAGCCAAAACAGTGATTGCAAGCAAGGCATATGCAAAAATATCAATGCGACTAGTCCCACACCAAGAGTGGGAAGAAATCACAGAACTATTTAAAACGCATTTTGAGGGTATTGCTCCAGCGGGCGTAAAAGTTAAGGTAACACCTCACCACGGAGGTCAAGGTTATGTTACTCCTATAGATAATGTGGCTTATCAAGCTGCCGAAAGGGCCTATGAGCAAACTTTTGGAAAAACACCTATCCCTCAACGTAGTGGAGGTAGTATTCCTATTGTGGCGCTTTTTGAGAAAGAGCTTAAAAGTAAAACAATCCTTATGGGCTTTGGTCTCGACAGTGATGCAATACACTCACCAAACGAGCATTTTGGCGTATGGAATTACTTAAAAGGAATAGAAACTATCCCTTATTTCTATCAGTATTTTACAGAGATGAGTAAATAG
- a CDS encoding bifunctional 4-hydroxy-2-oxoglutarate aldolase/2-dehydro-3-deoxy-phosphogluconate aldolase, which translates to MARFTRIEVAQAMKDTGIVPLFYNESIEVGKNILRACHSAGARVIEFTSRGDNAHKVFDALCAFAKAELPELILGVGSITDGAAASLYMQLGANFIVTPVLREDIALVCNRRKVLWSPGCGSLTEIARAEELGCEVVKLFPGGIYGAQFVKAIKGPCPWTSIMPTGGVSPTQESLEEWFNAGVTCVGMGSKLIAPDATTGVWDYKAIEQKTKKALDIVASIKKA; encoded by the coding sequence ATGGCAAGATTTACAAGAATAGAAGTAGCTCAAGCAATGAAGGACACGGGCATCGTGCCTTTGTTTTATAACGAGTCTATTGAGGTGGGTAAAAACATCCTCAGAGCCTGTCATAGTGCAGGAGCTCGCGTGATAGAGTTTACAAGTAGAGGTGATAATGCTCATAAGGTATTTGATGCGTTGTGCGCTTTCGCGAAAGCGGAATTACCAGAGCTCATACTCGGTGTAGGTAGTATTACAGATGGTGCTGCAGCATCGCTTTATATGCAACTAGGTGCAAACTTTATTGTAACACCTGTGTTGCGAGAAGATATTGCCCTAGTGTGTAATAGAAGAAAAGTGCTCTGGTCACCAGGCTGTGGTTCTCTTACAGAAATTGCTCGTGCAGAAGAGTTAGGCTGTGAGGTTGTAAAGCTTTTTCCTGGAGGGATATATGGAGCTCAGTTTGTAAAAGCTATAAAGGGCCCGTGTCCTTGGACCTCTATAATGCCTACAGGTGGGGTATCTCCTACTCAAGAGAGTCTAGAAGAATGGTTTAACGCAGGTGTTACTTGCGTAGGTATGGGATCAAAACTTATCGCTCCAGATGCGACAACAGGTGTTTGGGATTATAAAGCTATTGAACAAAAAACCAAAAAAGCGCTAGACATTGTAGCCTCAATTAAAAAAGCATAA